Proteins encoded within one genomic window of Desulfonatronospira thiodismutans ASO3-1:
- a CDS encoding sodium:solute symporter family protein, translating into MSILAWTYIMVILSFGLYIFIAWRSRVKETKGFYVAGSSVPPLANGMATAADWMSAASFISMAGLVSFMGYAGTVYLMGWTGGYVLLALLLAPYLRKFGKFTVPDFVGDRYYSSTARIVALICAIFVSLTYVAGQMRGAGIVFSRFLEVEVSTGVVIGMAVVFFYAALGGMKGITWTQVAQYCVLIVAFILAAAAISYKLTGMPVPQLGFGSTLIEGERAGQYVLQAIDGIHEDLGLHRYTEAFHPGGMGMLSVVSITLALMVGTAGLPHVIIRFFTVPSVKAARISAFWALLFIALLYTTAPTVAGFARYNMIDTINDTPYTEAPSWFKNWEQTGLVAWVDKAGDGIIRFRDGDPFVGSPDLTGERGEHGERLVSNELTDNDNELYIDRDIIVLASPEMGNLPAWMVGLVAAGGLAAALSTASGLLIVIASSISHDLYYRILNPQATERQRMAVGRIMIAIAVLIAGYFGINPPGFVAEVVAFAFGLAASSFFPIIILGIFTTWVNREGAIAGMIAGISFTMMYIIQTKFMGMDPWFFGIVPEGIGTVGMLINAAVTLTVSSFTKSPPAHIRELVQNVRTPRGSGEASGH; encoded by the coding sequence ATGTCCATTCTGGCCTGGACCTATATAATGGTCATCTTATCATTCGGATTATACATTTTTATTGCCTGGCGCTCCAGGGTCAAAGAGACCAAAGGATTCTACGTGGCCGGATCTTCGGTGCCGCCCCTGGCCAATGGAATGGCCACGGCAGCGGACTGGATGAGCGCTGCTTCATTTATTTCCATGGCAGGTCTGGTATCCTTTATGGGTTACGCCGGAACGGTTTATCTCATGGGATGGACCGGCGGGTACGTGCTCCTGGCCCTGCTGCTGGCCCCTTATCTGCGCAAATTCGGCAAATTCACCGTACCCGACTTCGTGGGGGACAGGTACTATTCTTCCACAGCCAGGATAGTGGCCCTTATCTGTGCCATATTCGTATCCCTGACCTACGTGGCAGGACAGATGCGCGGTGCAGGCATCGTTTTCAGCCGCTTTCTGGAAGTGGAAGTCAGCACCGGGGTGGTCATAGGTATGGCCGTGGTCTTTTTCTACGCCGCCCTGGGGGGAATGAAGGGCATTACCTGGACCCAGGTGGCCCAGTACTGTGTCCTGATTGTTGCCTTTATCCTGGCCGCTGCCGCCATTTCCTATAAACTCACAGGCATGCCTGTCCCGCAGCTTGGATTCGGCTCCACCCTTATCGAGGGAGAGCGCGCCGGGCAGTATGTCCTGCAGGCCATCGACGGCATCCACGAAGATCTCGGTCTGCACCGCTATACCGAGGCCTTTCATCCGGGAGGCATGGGCATGCTTTCCGTGGTCAGCATTACCCTGGCTCTCATGGTGGGCACAGCCGGGCTGCCCCACGTCATAATCCGCTTTTTCACCGTTCCAAGCGTAAAAGCTGCCAGAATAAGCGCCTTCTGGGCTCTCCTGTTCATCGCCCTTCTGTACACTACAGCACCCACAGTGGCCGGATTTGCGCGCTATAATATGATCGATACCATCAACGATACCCCCTACACTGAAGCCCCCAGCTGGTTCAAGAACTGGGAGCAGACCGGCCTGGTGGCCTGGGTGGACAAAGCAGGAGACGGGATAATCCGGTTCAGGGACGGCGATCCTTTTGTAGGATCTCCCGATTTGACCGGGGAAAGAGGGGAACACGGTGAAAGACTGGTTTCCAATGAATTAACAGATAATGACAACGAACTTTATATCGACCGGGATATAATCGTGCTGGCCAGCCCGGAAATGGGCAATCTGCCGGCCTGGATGGTGGGACTTGTAGCTGCAGGAGGTCTGGCTGCGGCCCTTTCTACGGCCTCGGGGCTGCTCATAGTCATAGCTTCGTCCATTTCCCACGATCTGTATTACCGGATACTTAACCCCCAGGCCACTGAACGACAGCGAATGGCGGTGGGACGGATTATGATTGCCATTGCCGTGCTCATCGCCGGATATTTCGGGATAAATCCGCCCGGATTCGTGGCTGAGGTGGTGGCCTTTGCCTTCGGGCTGGCCGCCTCGTCCTTCTTTCCCATAATAATACTGGGCATATTCACCACCTGGGTCAACCGGGAAGGAGCCATTGCCGGGATGATCGCCGGCATCAGCTTTACCATGATGTATATCATCCAGACCAAGTTCATGGGCATGGATCCCTGGTTCTTCGGTATCGTACCTGAAGGCATAGGTACTGTGGGCATGCTCATAAACGCCGCAGTCACCCTGACCGTGTCCTCCTTTACCAAGTCGCCCCCGGCCCATATCCGGGAACTGGTACAAAATGTGCGCACACCGCGCGGTTCAGGAGAAGCCTCCGGGCATTAA
- a CDS encoding DUF4212 domain-containing protein, producing the protein MSKSFEEYWKKNLTLIGILLAIWAFVSYGLGIFLVQPLNNFWIAGFPLGFWFAQQGSIYVFVILILVYCVLMNKLDRDYDVDEQ; encoded by the coding sequence ATGTCCAAAAGTTTTGAAGAGTACTGGAAGAAAAATCTGACCCTCATCGGCATTCTGCTGGCCATCTGGGCCTTTGTGTCCTACGGGCTGGGTATTTTTCTGGTACAGCCACTGAACAACTTCTGGATAGCCGGATTCCCTCTGGGATTCTGGTTTGCTCAGCAAGGTTCAATCTATGTGTTCGTTATCCTGATCCTGGTTTACTGCGTACTCATGAACAAGCTGGACCGTGATTATGATGTTGATGAACAATAA
- a CDS encoding type II toxin-antitoxin system PemK/MazF family toxin, translating into MAGILRGEIYWADLNPVTGQEQGGLRPVLVLSHNVFNERSGTVIAVAITSQPQRAGFPLTLELSDTELPKRSWAKISQVRTLSTKRIGKKIASASSEELVSIIDGLNEIVGG; encoded by the coding sequence ATGGCCGGAATATTAAGGGGGGAAATCTACTGGGCAGATTTAAACCCGGTAACTGGCCAGGAACAGGGCGGCTTACGCCCTGTTCTTGTTTTAAGCCACAACGTCTTTAATGAGAGATCCGGCACGGTCATTGCCGTAGCCATTACCAGTCAGCCTCAACGGGCGGGTTTTCCTTTGACCCTTGAACTGTCAGATACAGAACTTCCCAAAAGATCCTGGGCCAAAATCAGCCAGGTACGTACGCTCTCAACAAAGCGGATTGGGAAAAAGATTGCCAGCGCATCTTCGGAGGAACTTGTAAGCATCATTGACGGGTTGAATGAGATTGTCGGCGGCTGA
- a CDS encoding ribbon-helix-helix domain-containing protein, with translation MAASKIAITIDDKTLKRLDLLVKSKVYPNRSNAIQQAVAEKLQRIDKSRLARECAKLDPGVEQSSAEEGFAWELEEWPEY, from the coding sequence ATGGCTGCTTCAAAAATTGCAATCACAATTGACGACAAGACACTTAAGCGGCTTGATCTTCTCGTTAAATCCAAAGTGTACCCCAATCGCAGCAACGCCATTCAGCAGGCTGTTGCTGAAAAGCTGCAACGCATTGACAAAAGCCGTCTGGCCCGGGAATGCGCCAAGCTTGATCCGGGAGTTGAACAATCGTCAGCTGAAGAAGGCTTCGCATGGGAGTTGGAAGAATGGCCGGAATATTAA
- a CDS encoding DUF294 nucleotidyltransferase-like domain-containing protein, whose amino-acid sequence MNEQTVKFLSSVEPFDILPENEISRAAQNLTHAGFPADRTLFVQNKSILNHIYIVSSGKMEKFILEEEDKKLREILGEKSIYGGLSVLFNKSISIRTVRTLEESNIYLLPKEHFLDICSRYPEFIQHFARNFCSHMLQAPYQALITGSMDDEKQVSPSAFLNLKLKDIFSREFASCSEYASIKEAAALMRDQKKSAVVTMNALDQSIGLLTDNDLRSKVVSQNYPVHNPVKEIASRPLITLPEDSQVFEAIIMMMKHSVKHLVITDDRDNVLGIATEQDLLLAQGRSPVYLMREIQLAQTLEELKHRQLQVPGMIKSLMDSGARAGHLNRIITEISDAILKKIAAWTIDEMGHPPARFAFMILGSEGRKEQTLKTDQDNAIVYEDVEPEREEEVRKYFLELGDRICTRLDEVGFSFCNFGIMARNPKWCQSLGQWKTYFWDWIHQVEPEDLLHSSIFFDFRLGYGDKGMVNELRQYLFESLGKWKGFFRHFAENALHFKPPLDFFGNLVIKNTKEKKNCLDIKQPMQLLVDFARLYALKYFIAETNTLDRLEKLRQQGVLSGQDFDELSHAYGFMMLLRLSHQARMIVDDGKPADNLIQPKMLTYIDRQSLKEAFKRIKTAQGKMRMELTQDIGIS is encoded by the coding sequence ATGAATGAGCAGACCGTAAAGTTTTTGTCCTCAGTAGAACCTTTTGATATCCTTCCTGAAAATGAAATTTCCAGGGCAGCACAAAATCTTACCCATGCCGGATTCCCGGCGGACAGGACACTTTTTGTCCAGAACAAGTCTATTTTAAATCACATATACATTGTCTCTTCGGGAAAGATGGAAAAATTTATTCTGGAAGAAGAAGACAAAAAACTTCGCGAAATCCTGGGAGAGAAAAGTATTTACGGAGGTCTGTCCGTACTTTTCAACAAGAGCATCTCCATCCGCACCGTAAGGACCCTGGAGGAGTCAAATATTTACCTGCTGCCCAAAGAGCACTTCCTGGATATTTGTTCCCGCTATCCTGAATTCATTCAGCACTTCGCCCGGAATTTCTGCAGTCATATGCTTCAGGCACCATACCAGGCCCTGATTACCGGCAGCATGGACGATGAAAAACAGGTATCACCCTCTGCCTTTCTAAACCTTAAGCTAAAGGATATTTTTTCAAGAGAATTCGCCTCATGCAGCGAGTACGCCAGCATCAAGGAGGCGGCCGCCCTCATGCGGGACCAGAAAAAAAGCGCCGTGGTAACCATGAACGCCCTGGATCAAAGCATAGGACTGCTTACAGACAATGACCTGCGCAGCAAGGTGGTCAGCCAAAATTACCCGGTACACAACCCGGTGAAGGAGATTGCATCCAGGCCCCTGATTACGCTGCCCGAAGATTCCCAGGTGTTTGAAGCCATTATCATGATGATGAAACACAGTGTTAAACATCTGGTAATCACCGACGACCGGGACAATGTACTGGGCATAGCCACGGAACAGGACCTTCTGCTGGCTCAGGGCAGATCCCCGGTTTATCTCATGAGGGAGATTCAACTGGCTCAGACCCTTGAAGAGCTCAAACACAGGCAGCTCCAGGTGCCGGGCATGATCAAGTCCCTCATGGACAGCGGGGCCAGGGCGGGTCATCTGAACCGGATCATCACCGAGATTTCCGATGCCATACTTAAAAAAATCGCAGCCTGGACAATAGACGAAATGGGGCATCCTCCGGCGCGGTTTGCATTCATGATCCTGGGCAGCGAAGGGCGTAAGGAGCAGACCCTCAAGACGGACCAGGACAATGCCATAGTGTACGAAGACGTAGAGCCGGAGCGGGAAGAGGAGGTAAGAAAATATTTTCTGGAACTTGGCGACAGGATATGCACCCGGCTGGATGAGGTGGGTTTTTCTTTCTGTAATTTCGGCATAATGGCCCGGAATCCCAAGTGGTGCCAGTCACTGGGCCAGTGGAAAACATACTTCTGGGACTGGATTCACCAGGTGGAGCCGGAGGATCTTCTGCATTCCAGTATATTTTTTGACTTCAGGCTGGGCTACGGGGATAAAGGCATGGTGAATGAGCTCAGGCAGTACCTTTTTGAATCCCTGGGAAAATGGAAGGGTTTTTTCAGGCACTTTGCCGAAAATGCTCTGCATTTCAAGCCGCCGCTGGACTTTTTCGGCAACCTGGTTATAAAAAACACCAAAGAAAAGAAAAACTGCCTGGATATAAAGCAGCCCATGCAGCTTCTGGTGGATTTCGCCCGACTTTATGCCCTGAAGTATTTTATTGCTGAAACCAACACCCTGGACAGGCTGGAAAAACTGCGTCAACAGGGCGTACTCTCTGGACAGGACTTTGATGAGCTATCCCATGCCTACGGCTTCATGATGCTTCTGCGCCTGTCGCACCAGGCCCGGATGATAGTGGACGATGGTAAACCCGCGGACAACCTGATACAGCCGAAGATGCTCACCTATATCGACCGGCAGTCCCTGAAGGAGGCCTTCAAAAGAATCAAAACCGCTCAGGGCAAAATGCGCATGGAACTCACCCAGGACATAGGCATATCCTGA